The following coding sequences lie in one Mycobacterium sp. Z3061 genomic window:
- a CDS encoding iron-containing redox enzyme family protein: MTHTSITVEPALPAAHGPLSTAVRRILTTPASREPSGRIGASVRDSDPYGLDLQLALYMCYELHYRGFASVDPGWEWNPALLGLRAELERVFLAGVRRDVGPIDAGHSAAAEMEALTIEPRDGSGPSWHLRDSGTWEQMREYFVHRSLYHLKEADPHAFAIPRLLGTAKAAFVAIEYDEYGAGRGPHMHQQLFADLLEAAGLDSTYLAYLDAVPAEALASVNLMSLFGLHRRLRGAAVGHFASTEITSPPGSRRMVDALRRMQAPEACVAFYREHVEADAVHEHIVRIDVVGDLLAREPHLDSDVVFGIRAHAAVEDRLADVLMTSWQQGRSSLRRPL; this comes from the coding sequence GTGACTCACACGTCGATCACCGTTGAACCGGCCCTGCCGGCGGCACACGGTCCCCTGTCGACGGCTGTACGCCGCATTCTGACCACTCCGGCCTCGCGTGAACCGTCGGGCCGGATCGGAGCGTCGGTGCGCGACTCCGATCCCTACGGCCTGGACCTGCAGCTCGCGTTGTACATGTGCTACGAACTCCACTACCGCGGCTTTGCGTCGGTGGATCCCGGTTGGGAGTGGAATCCGGCCCTGTTGGGGCTGCGTGCCGAACTGGAGCGCGTCTTCCTCGCCGGCGTACGCCGCGACGTGGGACCCATCGATGCCGGCCACTCAGCGGCCGCGGAAATGGAAGCGCTGACTATTGAACCGCGCGATGGCTCCGGCCCGTCGTGGCACCTGCGGGACAGCGGGACCTGGGAGCAGATGCGGGAGTACTTCGTGCACCGGTCCCTTTACCACCTCAAAGAGGCGGACCCGCACGCATTCGCCATCCCCCGCCTACTCGGGACCGCCAAGGCGGCGTTCGTCGCGATCGAGTACGACGAGTACGGCGCCGGGCGGGGTCCGCACATGCACCAGCAGCTGTTCGCCGACCTGCTGGAGGCGGCGGGCCTGGATTCGACCTATCTGGCTTATCTGGACGCGGTGCCGGCGGAGGCGCTGGCGTCGGTAAACCTGATGTCGCTGTTCGGCCTGCACCGGCGGCTGCGTGGCGCCGCGGTGGGGCACTTCGCGTCGACCGAGATCACCTCGCCGCCAGGATCACGGCGGATGGTCGACGCACTGCGTCGGATGCAGGCGCCGGAGGCGTGCGTGGCTTTCTACCGCGAACACGTGGAAGCGGACGCGGTACACGAGCACATTGTGCGAATCGACGTGGTGGGCGATCTGCTGGCCCGTGAACCTCACCTGGACAGCGACGTGGTGTTCGGGATTCGCGCGCACGCGGCGGTCGAAGACCGGCTGGCCGATGTGCTCATGACGTCCTGGCAGCAGGGAAGGTCGTCGCTGCGGCGGCCCCTGTAG
- a CDS encoding CDGSH iron-sulfur domain-containing protein, whose amino-acid sequence MSTTRVQVIPNGPVLVSGPARIETPGGDVVESDRFMVAVCTCRRSQDYPLCDTSHRRCRGPKVERLLNAES is encoded by the coding sequence GTGAGCACGACTCGCGTACAGGTGATACCGAACGGGCCGGTGCTGGTCTCCGGCCCGGCGCGGATCGAGACACCCGGCGGGGACGTGGTGGAATCCGATCGTTTCATGGTGGCCGTGTGCACCTGTCGGCGCAGCCAGGACTACCCGCTGTGCGACACCAGTCACCGCAGATGTCGTGGCCCCAAAGTCGAGCGCTTACTCAACGCCGAAAGCTGA
- a CDS encoding HemK2/MTQ2 family protein methyltransferase, with translation MTTTYPAPLETLVAERVYQPQYDSYLLVDTMRRTGLIPRRRVLDLCTGSGFVAIAAAEMGCASVTAYDICPSAVSYSRGNAAGAGVNVDVRQGSWVKALDHGPYDVVVSNPPYVPTPPLDDTSAIASIAGPSRAYNAGPDGRLVLDPLCGSASKLLADGGSLLLVHSALAGVDPTLQTLRDTGLKADVVASQLIPFGPVLTARAQWLEETGRIGRGCRREQIVVIRADKP, from the coding sequence GTGACGACCACATACCCCGCGCCACTCGAAACACTGGTCGCCGAAAGGGTTTACCAGCCCCAATACGACTCCTACCTGTTGGTCGACACGATGCGACGAACAGGTCTGATCCCCCGGCGACGGGTCCTCGACCTGTGCACCGGATCAGGATTCGTCGCGATCGCGGCGGCAGAAATGGGCTGTGCCAGTGTGACCGCATATGACATCTGCCCATCCGCCGTCAGCTACTCGCGCGGCAACGCCGCCGGTGCCGGTGTGAATGTCGATGTGCGGCAGGGTTCTTGGGTTAAGGCCCTGGATCACGGACCCTACGACGTCGTCGTGTCGAATCCGCCTTACGTCCCGACCCCGCCTCTCGATGACACAAGCGCGATCGCGTCGATCGCGGGCCCGTCCCGCGCATACAACGCCGGGCCGGACGGCCGGCTGGTGCTGGACCCGTTGTGCGGTTCGGCGTCGAAGTTGCTGGCTGACGGCGGGTCCCTGCTGTTGGTGCACTCGGCTCTCGCCGGTGTCGATCCGACGTTGCAAACCCTGCGGGACACCGGACTGAAGGCCGATGTCGTTGCATCACAGCTGATCCCATTCGGTCCGGTCTTGACGGCGCGAGCACAATGGCTGGAGGAAACCGGTCGCATCGGGCGCGGTTGCCGGAGGGAGCAGATCGTGGTGATCCGGGCAGACAAACCGTGA
- a CDS encoding type 1 glutamine amidotransferase domain-containing protein — MTLDGKRIAILAADGVEKIELEQPRDALQQAGAQIDIVSLKDGEIQARNHDLEPAGTIKVDRTVSDSSPAEYDGLVLPGGTVNPDKLRLDESAVSFVRDFVESGKPVAAICHGPWTLVEAGVVTGRTLTSYPSIRTDLRNAGANVVDEEVVVDGNLITSRSPKDLSAFCSTILQQFAQASSGSSI; from the coding sequence ATGACTTTGGACGGCAAAAGAATTGCCATCCTGGCGGCCGACGGGGTAGAGAAAATCGAACTCGAGCAACCGCGCGACGCACTGCAACAGGCCGGCGCGCAGATAGACATCGTGTCGCTGAAAGACGGTGAAATCCAAGCCCGCAATCACGATCTCGAACCCGCCGGAACCATCAAAGTCGACCGCACGGTGTCGGATTCTTCACCGGCGGAATACGACGGACTGGTGCTGCCCGGTGGCACCGTCAACCCGGACAAGTTGCGACTGGACGAGTCCGCGGTCTCGTTCGTGCGCGACTTCGTCGAGTCCGGAAAACCCGTTGCCGCAATATGTCATGGCCCATGGACGCTGGTGGAAGCGGGCGTGGTGACCGGCCGCACACTGACGTCGTATCCGAGCATCCGCACCGACCTGCGCAATGCGGGGGCGAATGTGGTCGACGAGGAAGTGGTGGTTGACGGCAACCTGATCACCAGTCGCTCACCAAAAGATTTATCCGCCTTTTGTTCAACGATTCTGCAGCAATTCGCTCAGGCGTCTTCCGGTTCGTCCATTTAA
- a CDS encoding zinc-dependent alcohol dehydrogenase gives MKATIWAGRNSVEVQSVPDPKILNDRDAIVRVTSTAICGSDLHIYDGYIPTVKQGDILGHEFMGEVVEVGKGVDNLAVGDRVVVPFPIACGACSACDRDLYSLCENSNPNAGIAEKLMGHSPAGLFGYSHMLGGFAGGQAEYARVPFADVGPLKIADDLTDDQALFLSDILPTGYMGAEMCDITPGDVVAVWGAGPVGLFAAVSANLLGASQVIVIDEVPYRLELAERLGATPLNFAETSVLEELREMTAGRGPDHCIDAVGMEARSGTTVVDVYDRVKQAARLETERPHALREAAMSCRNGGTISIVGVYGGMMDKFPIGAVMNRSLTIKTGQCHVQRYMRPLLERIRNGEIDPTAIISHHMPLNQAPQGYEIFKHKQDNCTKVVLNP, from the coding sequence ATGAAAGCTACAATTTGGGCCGGACGCAATAGCGTTGAGGTGCAATCGGTTCCGGATCCCAAGATCCTGAACGACCGGGATGCAATCGTACGGGTCACCTCGACCGCGATCTGCGGCTCGGACCTACATATCTACGACGGCTACATCCCCACGGTCAAACAGGGCGACATCCTCGGACACGAATTCATGGGTGAGGTCGTCGAAGTCGGCAAGGGTGTGGACAACCTCGCCGTCGGTGACCGGGTGGTGGTGCCGTTTCCGATTGCCTGCGGGGCGTGCTCGGCTTGCGACCGCGACCTGTATTCGCTGTGTGAGAATTCCAATCCCAACGCGGGAATCGCCGAGAAGTTGATGGGACACTCGCCGGCGGGACTCTTCGGCTATTCCCACATGCTGGGCGGATTCGCCGGTGGGCAAGCCGAATACGCGCGGGTCCCGTTCGCTGACGTCGGCCCGCTGAAGATCGCGGACGACCTGACCGACGACCAGGCGCTGTTTCTCTCCGACATCCTGCCGACGGGTTACATGGGTGCCGAAATGTGCGATATCACCCCTGGTGACGTGGTGGCCGTGTGGGGCGCCGGTCCAGTCGGACTGTTCGCGGCGGTGAGCGCCAACCTGCTCGGCGCGTCACAGGTGATCGTTATCGACGAGGTGCCGTACCGGCTGGAGTTGGCCGAACGGCTGGGCGCGACCCCGCTGAACTTCGCCGAAACGTCGGTGCTCGAAGAACTGCGGGAAATGACGGCCGGACGCGGCCCGGATCACTGTATCGACGCGGTGGGCATGGAGGCCCGCAGCGGGACGACCGTCGTCGACGTCTACGACCGGGTCAAGCAGGCCGCAAGGCTGGAAACCGAACGGCCACATGCACTTCGCGAAGCGGCGATGAGTTGCCGCAACGGCGGCACCATTTCGATCGTGGGCGTCTACGGCGGGATGATGGACAAGTTCCCGATCGGCGCGGTGATGAATCGCTCGTTGACCATCAAGACCGGACAGTGCCACGTGCAGCGCTACATGCGTCCACTGCTCGAGCGGATCCGCAACGGTGAAATCGACCCGACGGCGATCATCAGCCACCACATGCCGCTGAACCAGGCGCCCCAGGGATACGAGATCTTCAAACACAAGCAGGACAACTGCACCAAGGTAGTCCTGAATCCATAA
- a CDS encoding SRPBCC family protein: MNDPAASKTAALVKGLGVASLGLGLSEILAPGKIAALAGVDETSRSRNIIRSLGMRECGHGAALLAGPDKLVWTRVAGDVIDVAFLGAGVMRRGPGRRRRGIITAAALTAIGGADLYAALRTSRGDSARHSGGQRHRTLRAAVTVMRSPEYVYGFWRNLENLPDFMYHLQSVTTADDGQSHWIANSPIGQPVQWDAQIVEDLPGKKIAWQSLPGSGIENSGCVEFTPDHSGKGTEVRVTLAYQMPGGALGKAAATLLGESPEQQVNDDLRRFKQIMETGQITRSDGSPEGTAARRQLHQQSAQPSGKVVRR; this comes from the coding sequence ATGAACGATCCCGCAGCGAGTAAAACGGCGGCGCTGGTGAAAGGGCTGGGAGTCGCCAGCTTGGGCCTGGGCCTGTCCGAAATTCTCGCACCCGGCAAGATCGCCGCGCTGGCCGGCGTAGACGAAACCTCTCGATCCCGCAACATCATCCGCTCCCTCGGCATGCGCGAATGTGGCCACGGCGCAGCGCTGTTGGCCGGTCCCGACAAGCTGGTGTGGACACGTGTCGCAGGTGATGTTATCGACGTGGCGTTCCTGGGCGCGGGAGTCATGCGCCGTGGACCCGGCCGGCGGCGGCGCGGCATCATCACCGCCGCCGCGCTCACCGCGATCGGCGGGGCGGACCTCTATGCCGCGCTGCGGACCAGCCGCGGCGACTCCGCCCGCCACTCGGGCGGTCAGCGGCACCGCACGTTGCGTGCCGCGGTCACCGTAATGCGAAGTCCGGAATACGTTTACGGGTTCTGGCGGAACCTGGAAAACCTGCCCGACTTCATGTATCACCTGCAATCGGTCACCACAGCCGACGACGGGCAGTCACACTGGATCGCCAACTCCCCGATCGGACAGCCCGTGCAGTGGGACGCGCAGATCGTCGAAGACCTGCCCGGCAAGAAGATCGCCTGGCAATCGTTGCCGGGCTCCGGAATTGAGAACAGCGGATGCGTCGAGTTCACGCCTGACCACTCGGGCAAGGGCACCGAGGTGCGCGTCACGCTCGCCTACCAGATGCCTGGCGGTGCGCTGGGCAAGGCGGCGGCGACGCTGCTGGGCGAGTCCCCCGAGCAGCAGGTCAACGACGACCTCCGGCGTTTCAAGCAAATCATGGAAACAGGTCAGATAACGCGTTCCGACGGATCGCCGGAGGGCACAGCCGCCCGGCGACAACTCCATCAGCAGTCGGCCCAACCCTCGGGCAAGGTGGTGCGACGATGA
- a CDS encoding LLM class F420-dependent oxidoreductase has translation MARFGYTLMTEQAGPKQLVRDAVSAEQRGFDFEVCSDHFSPWLASQGHAPNAWAVLGAVAHATERVDLYSYVTCPTMRYHPAIVAQQAATVQILSDGRFTLGLGSGENLNEHVVGKGWPTVERRQDMLREAIKIIRELFGGELVDWRGDYFQVDSARLWDVPEVPPGIGVAMAGARGVEKFGKLADHLIAVEPDQELVDAWRTARQSGGWPGAGRVVGQLPVCWDPDRDAAIARAHDQFRWFAGGWTVNADLPTPAGFAGATQFVRPDDVADSIPCGPDLDAIVEAAKSYWEAGFTDIALIQIGGESQEQFLKEAAEPLLDALRSASS, from the coding sequence ATGGCACGGTTCGGTTATACCTTGATGACGGAGCAAGCGGGTCCGAAACAGCTTGTGCGCGATGCTGTTTCGGCGGAGCAACGCGGCTTCGACTTCGAGGTCTGCAGCGATCACTTCTCGCCGTGGCTGGCTTCACAAGGCCACGCACCCAACGCCTGGGCGGTGCTGGGGGCGGTCGCACACGCCACCGAACGGGTCGATCTGTACTCGTACGTGACCTGCCCCACGATGCGCTACCACCCCGCGATCGTGGCGCAGCAGGCGGCCACCGTGCAGATCCTTTCCGACGGCAGGTTCACCCTCGGCCTGGGCAGTGGTGAGAATCTCAACGAACACGTGGTCGGCAAGGGCTGGCCGACGGTGGAGCGCCGCCAAGACATGTTGCGCGAAGCCATCAAGATCATCCGCGAGCTGTTCGGCGGCGAGTTGGTCGACTGGCGCGGCGACTACTTCCAGGTCGATTCCGCCCGCCTGTGGGACGTACCCGAGGTGCCGCCCGGCATTGGTGTGGCAATGGCCGGCGCCAGGGGCGTGGAGAAGTTCGGCAAGCTGGCCGATCACCTGATCGCCGTGGAACCCGACCAGGAACTGGTCGATGCCTGGCGCACCGCACGCCAGAGTGGTGGCTGGCCCGGCGCCGGCCGGGTGGTAGGGCAATTGCCGGTGTGCTGGGATCCCGACCGCGACGCGGCCATCGCTCGCGCACACGACCAGTTCCGCTGGTTTGCAGGCGGCTGGACGGTCAACGCTGACCTGCCGACGCCAGCCGGATTCGCCGGCGCTACGCAGTTCGTGCGGCCCGACGATGTCGCCGACAGCATTCCCTGCGGCCCGGACCTGGACGCGATTGTCGAGGCTGCAAAGTCCTACTGGGAAGCCGGATTCACCGATATCGCGCTCATCCAGATCGGCGGCGAATCCCAGGAGCAGTTCCTGAAGGAAGCCGCCGAACCACTGCTGGACGCGCTACGCAGCGCTTCCAGTTGA
- a CDS encoding HNH endonuclease signature motif containing protein, whose product MFDKLPCLPCGLAEYDGYLAEVVAHRRALLEQTEESVGWVARIGGAARVVNQGAAAELVGIGALFAHRLVGGGERGQWAIDTVKAVAGEVAAGLRISQGRAETKVRYARAMRERLPQVAAVFCAGDIDYEAFTTIVYRTDLIEDPQVLAAVDATVAARVTRWPSLSRGRLSAKVDAIVARADADALRRRTEVVQAEREVWISPPLNGLAQIEGRLRATDAQAIDARLSALAATVCPNDPRTTAQRRADALGALAAGGTRLGCECGRVDCTAAGRKSASPVVIHVIAEAATLAGRSDSPACLLGGEDLITPELLAELALTAKQVPLIHPGYAAPEPHYHPSQALADFVRARDLTCRWPGCEVPATHCDLDHTIPWAQGGPTHAGNMKCYCRTHHLMKTFWGWTEKQLADGTLILTSPGGDTHVTTPGSALLFPSLCHAVGGMPAPEAQTPPTDYCAQRTAMMPTRRRTRTQDRAARVAAERRANHHARTTATGPPDNEPPPF is encoded by the coding sequence ATGTTCGATAAGTTGCCGTGCCTTCCGTGTGGGTTGGCGGAATATGACGGCTACCTGGCGGAGGTGGTGGCTCACCGGCGGGCGCTGCTGGAACAGACCGAGGAGTCGGTGGGCTGGGTGGCGCGTATTGGTGGGGCGGCGCGGGTGGTCAATCAGGGTGCGGCGGCGGAGTTGGTGGGGATCGGGGCGTTGTTCGCCCACCGTTTGGTGGGCGGTGGGGAGCGGGGGCAGTGGGCGATCGACACGGTCAAGGCGGTGGCCGGGGAGGTGGCGGCGGGGCTGCGGATCAGTCAGGGCCGCGCGGAGACCAAGGTGCGTTATGCCCGGGCGATGCGGGAGCGGCTACCGCAGGTGGCGGCGGTGTTCTGCGCCGGGGACATCGACTATGAGGCATTCACGACGATCGTGTACCGCACCGATCTGATCGAGGACCCCCAGGTGCTGGCGGCGGTGGATGCCACGGTCGCCGCGCGGGTGACGCGCTGGCCCTCGCTGAGCCGGGGGCGGCTCTCGGCGAAGGTGGATGCGATCGTGGCCCGCGCCGATGCCGATGCGCTGCGCCGCCGCACAGAGGTGGTTCAGGCCGAGCGGGAGGTGTGGATCAGCCCGCCCCTGAACGGGCTGGCGCAGATCGAGGGACGCCTGCGCGCCACCGATGCCCAGGCCATCGATGCGCGGCTCTCAGCGCTGGCGGCCACCGTCTGCCCGAACGATCCCCGCACCACCGCCCAGCGCCGCGCCGACGCCCTGGGGGCCTTGGCCGCCGGTGGCACCCGGCTGGGCTGTGAATGCGGCCGCGTCGACTGCACCGCCGCCGGGCGCAAGTCGGCCAGCCCGGTGGTGATTCATGTGATCGCCGAAGCCGCCACCCTGGCCGGGCGCAGCGACAGCCCCGCGTGCCTGCTCGGTGGGGAGGACCTGATCACCCCCGAGCTGCTGGCCGAGTTGGCGTTGACCGCCAAGCAGGTGCCGTTGATCCACCCCGGCTACGCCGCACCCGAACCCCACTACCACCCTTCGCAGGCGTTGGCCGATTTCGTGCGGGCCCGGGACCTGACGTGCCGCTGGCCCGGCTGCGAGGTGCCGGCCACCCACTGCGACCTCGACCACACCATCCCCTGGGCCCAGGGCGGGCCCACCCACGCCGGCAACATGAAGTGTTACTGCCGCACCCATCATCTAATGAAAACCTTCTGGGGCTGGACCGAGAAACAACTCGCCGACGGCACCCTGATCCTGACCAGCCCCGGCGGGGACACCCACGTCACCACCCCCGGCTCCGCGCTGCTGTTTCCCAGCCTGTGTCACGCCGTGGGCGGCATGCCCGCCCCCGAAGCCCAAACCCCACCCACCGATTACTGCGCCCAGCGCACCGCGATGATGCCCACCCGCCGCCGCACCCGCACCCAAGACCGCGCCGCCCGCGTGGCCGCCGAACGCCGCGCCAACCACCACGCCCGCACCACCGCCACCGGCCCACCCGACAACGAACCCCCACCCTTCTAG
- a CDS encoding GatB/YqeY domain-containing protein, which produces MAELKSRLRADLTDSMKAQDKLRTATLRMLLAAIQTEEVSGKEAKELSDDEVLKVLAKESRKRGEAAEIYTQNGRGELAANEHAEARIIDEYLPTPLTDAEVVDVVETAIAQVAETLGHAPSMKEMGLVMKVATGIAEGKADGSRLSAAVKDRL; this is translated from the coding sequence ATGGCGGAACTCAAATCCCGGCTGCGGGCCGACCTGACCGACTCGATGAAAGCGCAGGACAAGCTGCGCACTGCGACGTTACGCATGCTGTTGGCCGCGATTCAGACCGAAGAGGTCTCGGGCAAGGAGGCCAAGGAGCTCTCCGACGACGAGGTCCTCAAGGTGCTCGCCAAGGAGTCCCGCAAGCGCGGTGAGGCCGCCGAGATATACACGCAGAACGGTCGCGGTGAGCTGGCAGCCAACGAGCATGCCGAGGCGCGCATCATCGACGAGTATCTGCCGACGCCGCTGACCGATGCGGAGGTGGTCGACGTCGTCGAAACCGCGATCGCCCAGGTTGCCGAGACGCTCGGCCACGCGCCTTCGATGAAGGAGATGGGCCTGGTGATGAAGGTTGCGACCGGAATAGCCGAGGGAAAGGCCGACGGGTCGCGGCTGTCCGCGGCGGTCAAAGACCGGCTCTGA
- a CDS encoding DUF4129 domain-containing protein, with translation MPAIDIDRDAAHDAAQRELNKPIYPRPSLTDEIMDKINEFLFKLILKTSHISGGWFTVTVLVILAAIAIFVAIRIARRTMRTNRGGDYELFDAGQLTAAQHRATAESFAADGNWAAAIRHRLRAVARELEETGVLTQVPGRTANELAHDAGEALPHLAAELSQAATAFNDVTYGERPGTQAAYQMIADLDDHLRSRSATSPVVAQAAAPDSWAKVR, from the coding sequence GTGCCCGCCATCGACATCGACCGCGATGCCGCGCACGATGCTGCGCAGCGCGAGTTGAACAAGCCGATCTACCCCAGGCCGTCGTTGACCGACGAAATCATGGACAAGATCAATGAATTCCTGTTCAAGCTCATCCTGAAGACTTCGCACATATCCGGCGGATGGTTCACCGTCACCGTGCTGGTGATCCTGGCGGCCATCGCGATCTTCGTCGCAATCCGTATCGCGCGGCGCACCATGCGCACCAACCGCGGCGGTGACTACGAACTCTTCGACGCCGGCCAATTGACCGCGGCTCAGCATCGTGCGACCGCGGAATCTTTTGCCGCCGATGGTAATTGGGCGGCAGCAATCCGACATCGGCTGCGCGCGGTGGCCCGCGAGCTGGAGGAGACGGGCGTACTGACCCAGGTTCCCGGCCGCACCGCCAACGAGCTGGCCCACGACGCCGGCGAAGCACTGCCCCATCTGGCAGCGGAATTGTCGCAAGCGGCAACGGCTTTCAACGACGTCACCTACGGCGAGCGTCCCGGAACCCAGGCCGCATACCAGATGATCGCCGATCTCGACGACCATCTGCGGTCGAGGTCCGCCACATCTCCCGTCGTCGCGCAGGCCGCGGCACCGGACTCGTGGGCGAAGGTCCGGTGA
- a CDS encoding DUF4350 domain-containing protein translates to MGEGPVTGTLPGAPTGTAQRRRPWRGVLLTLAALAVVASITTYLTAPRPGGTMDPEATSPAGAHALVTLLREAGVDVVVAGTVAEVQRAARADTLLLVAQSQHVTDNSLLHDLADVPGDLLLVDPTSRTRAALTPKLRVGAASNLENEPNCQLPQANRAGSVNLGSSDAYRATGDLDLVSCYGGALVSYRDGGRTVTVVGTSHFMQNDGLLEEGNAALAMNLAGTRSRLIWYAPQRVEGHTSAPGSIMDLIPENVTWMVWQLWLVVILVALWKGRRIGPLVAEELPVVVRASETVEGRGRLYRSRRARDRAAEALRTAALQRLVPRLGLGPNAAPPAVVMTVAQRSGADPDFVQYHLFGPPPANDSDLLHLARALDDIERQVTHS, encoded by the coding sequence GTGGGCGAAGGTCCGGTGACGGGCACCCTTCCCGGTGCGCCAACCGGCACCGCGCAGCGACGCCGCCCCTGGCGCGGGGTGTTGCTCACGCTGGCGGCCCTGGCCGTCGTCGCGTCGATCACCACGTACCTCACGGCGCCGCGACCCGGCGGCACGATGGACCCCGAGGCCACCAGCCCGGCCGGCGCGCACGCTCTGGTGACACTGCTGCGCGAGGCCGGCGTCGACGTGGTGGTGGCCGGCACCGTCGCCGAGGTCCAGCGCGCGGCGCGGGCGGACACGCTGCTGTTGGTGGCGCAGTCGCAGCACGTGACCGACAATTCGTTGCTGCACGACCTGGCCGACGTCCCGGGGGATCTGCTGCTGGTCGACCCCACGTCGCGCACCCGCGCGGCACTGACACCGAAGCTGCGTGTCGGGGCCGCCAGCAATTTGGAGAACGAACCGAATTGCCAGCTGCCGCAGGCTAATCGAGCCGGTTCGGTCAACCTGGGATCCAGCGACGCGTACCGGGCGACAGGCGACCTCGACCTGGTCAGCTGCTACGGCGGGGCACTGGTCAGCTACCGCGACGGGGGCCGCACCGTCACCGTGGTGGGCACCAGCCACTTCATGCAGAACGACGGGCTTCTGGAAGAAGGCAACGCGGCGCTGGCCATGAATCTCGCGGGCACCCGGTCCCGGCTGATCTGGTACGCCCCACAGCGGGTCGAGGGACACACGTCGGCGCCGGGATCGATCATGGACCTGATTCCGGAGAACGTGACGTGGATGGTCTGGCAGCTTTGGCTGGTGGTGATCCTGGTCGCGTTGTGGAAAGGCCGCCGGATCGGCCCGCTGGTCGCCGAAGAACTCCCCGTGGTGGTGCGCGCCTCGGAGACGGTGGAGGGCCGCGGCCGCCTCTACCGCTCACGGCGGGCCCGCGACCGTGCCGCGGAAGCACTGCGCACGGCGGCGCTGCAACGCCTGGTCCCCCGGCTCGGCCTGGGACCCAATGCGGCGCCACCCGCGGTGGTGATGACGGTGGCACAGCGCAGTGGCGCCGACCCGGACTTCGTCCAGTACCACTTGTTCGGCCCCCCGCCGGCCAATGACTCCGACCTACTCCACCTAGCCCGAGCGCTCGACGACATCGAAAGGCAGGTCACCCACTCGTGA
- a CDS encoding MoxR family ATPase — protein sequence MTEPDSAREALLGLRAEIGKAVVGQEGVVSGLVIALLCRGHVLLEGVPGVAKTLMIRAMAAALQLEFKRVQFTPDLMPGDVTGSLVYDTHTAEFAFRPGPVFTNLLLADEINRTPPKTQAALLEAMEERQVSVDGEPKPLPDPFIVAATQNPIEYEGTYQLPEAQLDRFLLKLNVTLPPRDAEIAILSRHAHGFDPRDLSAIKPVAGPAELAAGREAVRQVLIADEVLGYIVDIVGATRSSPALQLGVSPRGATALLGTARSWAWLSGRNYVTPDDVKAMARPTLRHRVMLRPEAELEGATPDGVLDGILASVPVPR from the coding sequence GTGACAGAACCGGATTCCGCCCGCGAGGCATTGCTGGGATTGCGCGCCGAGATCGGCAAAGCGGTCGTGGGACAGGAAGGCGTCGTCAGCGGCCTGGTGATCGCTTTGTTGTGCCGCGGCCACGTGCTGCTGGAAGGCGTTCCCGGCGTGGCCAAGACGCTGATGATCCGCGCCATGGCCGCTGCGCTGCAGCTGGAGTTCAAGCGGGTCCAGTTCACCCCGGACCTGATGCCCGGTGACGTCACCGGATCGCTGGTCTACGACACCCACACCGCGGAGTTCGCCTTCCGGCCGGGCCCGGTGTTCACCAATCTGCTGCTGGCCGACGAGATCAACCGCACGCCACCCAAGACACAAGCGGCGCTGCTCGAGGCGATGGAGGAGCGCCAGGTCAGCGTGGACGGTGAGCCGAAACCGCTGCCCGACCCGTTCATCGTCGCCGCCACCCAGAACCCGATCGAGTACGAGGGCACCTACCAACTGCCCGAAGCCCAACTCGACCGCTTCCTGCTCAAATTGAATGTCACACTGCCGCCCCGCGATGCCGAGATCGCCATCCTCAGCCGGCACGCGCATGGTTTCGATCCGCGCGACCTGTCCGCGATCAAGCCCGTAGCGGGACCGGCCGAGCTGGCGGCCGGCCGCGAAGCGGTGCGTCAGGTGCTGATCGCCGACGAGGTGCTGGGCTACATCGTCGACATCGTCGGCGCTACCCGCTCCTCCCCCGCCCTGCAGCTGGGGGTCTCACCCCGCGGGGCCACCGCCCTGCTCGGCACCGCCCGGTCCTGGGCCTGGCTGTCCGGACGCAACTACGTCACCCCCGACGACGTGAAGGCGATGGCCCGCCCGACGCTGCGGCACCGGGTCATGCTGCGTCCGGAAGCCGAGCTCGAGGGCGCCACACCCGACGGCGTGCTGGACGGCATCCTGGCCTCGGTCCCGGTGCCACGCTAG